The Thamnophis elegans isolate rThaEle1 chromosome Z, rThaEle1.pri, whole genome shotgun sequence genome contains a region encoding:
- the LOC116521335 gene encoding olfactory receptor 1019-like has protein sequence MDNRTQVTEFILLGFIGNPWLQKLLFVIFLFAYLITLIGNVMIILAIRAEAHLHIPMYVFLSYLALLDIAFSSVTVPKMLQDFLSERKAISIQHCFTQVFFIMCLSVGEGLLLSVMAYDRFIAVCHPLHYTVMMRKEVCAVLIGSALFIGFLYALLNTLLLKTLQFCGTNAIHHFSCEAPQLFKLSCSNTFANQMVIFTLGSLLGMGALLIILASYSLIISSVLKIQSMEGKRKAFSTCTSHMIVVLLYYGTIFFRYLKPTSKDTGNQEIAPSIVYFIATPMLNPIIYSLRNQEVKRAFVKIIQSRQQ, from the coding sequence ATGGATAATCGAACTCAAGTTACCGAATTCATTCTTTTAGGATTCATTGGCAATCCCTGGCTTCAGAAGTTACTCTTTGtcatttttttgtttgcttatttgatCACCCTTATTGGCAATGTAATGATTATTTTGGCTATAAGAGCTGAAGCGCATCTTCACATCCCCATGTATGTCTTCCTTTCATACTTAGCACTTCTTGATATTGCTTTTTCCTCAGTCACAGTTCCAAAAATGCTACAAGACTTCCTTTCTGAGAGAAAAGCTATCTCCATTCAACATTGCTTCACCCAGGTCTTCTTTATTATGTGCCTTTCAGTGGGAGAGGGTCTTCTTCTTTCTGTGATGGCCTATGATAGGTTTATAGCTGTGTGCCACCCCTTGCATTATACAGTGATGATGAGGAAAGAAGTTTGTGCTGTCCTGATTGGTAGCGCCTTGTTCATTGGCTTTCTCTATGCTCTATTGAACACTCTTCTCTTAAAAACTTTACAGTTCTGTGGGACCAATGCCATTCATCACTTCAGCTGTGAGGCACCACAACTATTCAAACTTTCCTGTAGCAACACCTTTGCAAACCAAATGGTAATTTTTACTCTTGGTTCATTATTAGGGATGGGGGCTCTACTCATTATACTGGCCTCCTATAGTCTTATCATCTCTTCTGTTTTAAAGATCCAGTCCATGGAAGGGAAACGCAAAGCTTTCTCCACTTGCACATCTCACATGATTGTTGTTTTGCTTTATTATGGAACCATTTTTTTTAGATATCTGAAGCCAACCTCCAAAGATACTGGTAATCAGGAAATTGCTCCATCTATTGTTTACTTCATTGCAACACCAATGCTAAATCCCATAATCTACAGCCTCCGTAATCAAGAAGTGAAAAGGGCATTTGTTAAGATAATACAGAGCAGACAACAATGA
- the LOC116521336 gene encoding olfactory receptor 6B1-like — protein MDHQNKSTIRGFILLGFPTSMELQILLFVIFLTAYNLTLFENIVIIIAIKITPQLNKPMYFFLSNLSFLETWYICVIVPKLLINFLVQDTFISFEGCMTQLYFFSSLICTECILLAVMAFDRYVAICNPLHYSTIMTQHLCMILAVSSWLIGFLASMLKVIFISQLPFCGPNIINHFFCDISPLLNMACEDMTVAEIVDFVLALIILLVPLSVTIISYVCIISTILTIPSLQGQKKAFSTCAAHLSVVVIFFSATLFMYARPKRIHPFDLNKLVSVVYTIVTPMLNPFIYCLRNQEVKGALNKVFGGMKSKILNASP, from the coding sequence ATGGATCACCAGAATAAGAGTACTATCCGAGGATTCATTTTGCTTGGATTTCCAACCAGCATGGAACTACAAATACTTCTATTTGTGATTTTTCTTACAGCCTACAATCTGACTCTTTTTGAaaatattgttatcattattgcTATCAAAATCACACCTCAGCTTAACAAAcccatgtatttttttcttagcAACCTCTCTTTTTTAGAGACATGGTATATCTGTGTTATTGTCCCAAAGTTATTAATTAATTTCCTTGTGCAAGACACATTTATCTCATTTGAAGGGTGCATGACACAACTCTACTTTTTCAGCTCCCTCATATGTACTGAGTGTATCCTCCTTGCAGTAATGGCATTTGACCGATATGTAGCTATCTGTAATCCTCTTCATTATTCAACCATTATGACCCAGCACCTTTGCATGATATTAGCTGTGAGTTCATGGCTAATTGGTTTCTTGGCTTCAATGTTAAAAGTCATCTTCATATCACAGCTTCCCTTTTGTGGTCCCAATATAATCAACCATTTCTTCTGTGATATTTCACCATTGTTAAATATGGCATGTGAAGATATGACAGTTGCTGAAATAGTGGACTTTGTCTTGGCCTTGATCATTTTGTTGGTTCCACTCTCAGTTACCATTATTTCATATGTCTGCATTATTTCTACTATATTGACCATTCCTTCTCTACAGGGCCAAAAGAAAGCCTTCTCCACTTGTGCTGCTCACCTCAGTGTGGTTGTCATCTTCTTTTCAGCAACCCTCTTCATGTATGCTCGCCCAAAGAGAATCCACCCATTTGATCTTAACAAACTAGTTTCTGTTGTATATACCATTGTCACCCCAATGctgaatccattcatttattgtcTGAGAAACCAAGAGGTTAAGGGAGCACTAAATAAAGTTTTTGGTGGCATGAAATCCAAAATACTGAATGCCAGTCCCTGA